The Pan troglodytes isolate AG18354 chromosome 1, NHGRI_mPanTro3-v2.0_pri, whole genome shotgun sequence genome includes a region encoding these proteins:
- the OVGP1 gene encoding oviduct-specific glycoprotein isoform X5 has protein sequence MWKLLLWVGLVLVLKHHDGAAHKLVCYFTNWAHSRPGPASILPHDLDPFLCTHLIFAFASMNNNQIVAKDLQDEKILYPEFNKLKERMWQQLPTGVKNPAHQPSRSHHRNRELKTLLSIGGWNFGTSRFTTMLSTFANREKFIASVISLLRTHDFDGLDLFFLYPGLRGSPMHDRWTFLFLIEELLFAFRKEALLTMRPRLLLSAAVSGVPHIIQTSYDVRFLGRLLDFINVLSYDLHGSWERFTGHNSPLFSLPEDPKSSAYAMNYWRKLGAPSEKLIMGIPTYGRTFRLLKASKNGLQARAIGPASPGKYTKQEGFLAYFEICSFVWGAKKHWIDYQYVPYANKGKEWVGYDNAISFSYKAWFIRREHFGGAMVWTLDMDDVRGTFCGTGPFPLVYVLNDILVRAEFSSTSLPQFWLSSAVNSSSTDPERLAVTTAWTTDSKILPPGGEAGVTEIHGKCENMTITPRGTTVTPTKETVSLGKHTVALGEKTEITGAATMTSVGHQSMTPGEKALNPVGHQSVTTRQKTLTSVGYQSVTPVSHQSVSPGGTTMTPVHFQTETLRQNTVAPRRKAVAREKVTVPSRNILVTPEGQTMPLRGENLTSEVGTHPRMGNLGLQMEAENRMMLPSSPVIQLPEHTPLAFDNRFVPIYGNHSSVNSVTPQISPLSLKKEIPENSAVDQEA, from the exons ATGTGGAAGCTGTTGCTGTGGGTTG GGCTGGTTCTTGTGCTGAAACACCACGATG GTGCTGCCCATAAACTCGTGTGTTATTTCACCAACTGGGCACACAGTCGGCCAGGCCCCGCCTCGATCTTGCCCCATGACCTGGACCCCTTTCTCTGCACCCACCTGATATTTGCCTTTGCCTCAATGAACAACAATCAGATTGTTGCTAAGGATCTCCAGGATGAGAAAATTCTCTACCCAGAGTTCAACAAACTAAAGGAGAG aatgtggCAGCAGCTGCCCACCGGAGTGAAGAACCCAGCTCATCAACCCTCTCGCTCACATCATAGGAACAGAGAGCTGAAAACACTACTGTCCATCGGCGGGTGGAACTTTGGCACCTCAAG ATTCACCACTATGTTGTCCACATTTGCCAACCGTGAAAAGTTTATTGCTTCAGTTATATCCCTTCTGAGGACACATGACTTTGATGGTCTTGACCTTTTCTTCTTATATCCTGGACTAAGAGGCAGCCCCATGCATGACCGGTGGACTTTTCTCTTCTTAATTGAA GAGCTCCTGTTTGCCTTCCGGAAGGAGGCACTGCTCACCATGCGCCCGAGGCTGCTGCTGTCTGCTGCTGTTTCTGGGGTCCCACACATCATCCAAACATCCTATGATGTGCGCTTTCTAGGAAG ACTCCTGGATTTCATCAATGTCTTGTCTTATGACTTACATGGAAGTTGGGAAAGGTTCACAGGACATAACAGCcccctcttctctctgcctgaagACCCCAAATCTTCG GCATATGCTATGAATTATTGGAGAAAGCTTGGGGCACCCTCAGAGAAGCTCATCATGGGGATCCCCACCTATGGACGTACCTTTCGCCTCCTCAAAGCCTCTAAGAATGGGTTGCAGGCCAGAGCGATCGGACCAGCATCTCCAGGGAAGTACACCAAGCAAGAAGGCTTCTTGGCTTATTTTGAG ATTTGTTCCTTTGTCTGGGGAGCGAAGAAGCACTGGATTGATTATCAGTATGTCCCGTATGCCAACAAGGGGAAAGAGTGGGTTGGCTATGACAATGCCATCAGCTTCAGTTACAAG GCATGGTTTATAAGGCGAGAGCATTTTGGGGGGGCCATGGTGTGGACATTGGACATGGATGACGTCAGGGGCACGTTCTGTGGCACTGGCCCTTTCCCCCTTGTCTACGTATTGAATGATATCCTGGTGCGGGCTG AGTTCAGTTCAACTTCTTTACCACAATTTTGGCTGTCATCTGCTGTGAATTCTTCAAGCACTGACCCTGAAAGGCTGGCTGTGACCACGGCATGGACCACTGATAGTAAGATTTTGCCcccaggaggagaggctggggtCACTGAGATCCACGGAAAGTGTGAAAATATGACTATAACCCCTAGAGGTACAACTGTGACCCCTACAAAGGAAACTGTATCCCTTGGAAAGCACACTGTAGCTCTAGGAGAGAAGACTGAGATCACTGGGGCAGCGACCATGACTTCTGTGGGTCATCAGTCCATGACCCCTGGAGAGAAGGCCCTGAACCCTGTGGGTCATCAATCTGTGACCACTAGACAGAAGACCCTGACCTCTGTGGGTTATCAGTCTGTGACCCCTGTGAGTCATCAGTCTGTGAGCCCTGGAGGAACGACTATGACCCCTGTCCATTTTCAGACTGAGACCCTTAGACAGAATACAGTGGCCCCTAGAAGGAAGGCTGTGGCCCGTGAAAAGGTGACTGTCCCCTCCAGAAACATATTAGTCACCCCTGAAGGGCAGACTATGCCTTTAAGAGGGGAGAATTTGACTTCTGAGGTGGGCACTCACCCCAGGATGGGTAACTTGGGTCTTCAGATGGAAGCTGAAAACAGGATGATGCTGCCCTCCAGCCCTGTCATCCAGCTCCCGGAACACACTCCTCTAGCTTTTGACAACCGCTTTGTTCCCATCTATGGAAACCATTCCTCTGTCAACTCAGTAACCCCTCAAATAAGTCCtctttctctaaaaaaagaaatcccagaaAACTCTGCTGTGGATCAAGAAGCCTAA
- the OVGP1 gene encoding oviduct-specific glycoprotein isoform X1 — translation MWKLLLWVGLVLVLKHHDGAAHKLVCYFTNWAHSRPGPASILPHDLDPFLCTHLIFAFASMNNNQIVAKDLQDEKILYPEFNKLKERNRELKTLLSIGGWNFGTSRFTTMLSTFANREKFIASVISLLRTHDFDGLDLFFLYPGLRGSPMHDRWTFLFLIEELLFAFRKEALLTMRPRLLLSAAVSGVPHIIQTSYDVRFLGRLLDFINVLSYDLHGSWERFTGHNSPLFSLPEDPKSSAYAMNYWRKLGAPSEKLIMGIPTYGRTFRLLKASKNGLQARAIGPASPGKYTKQEGFLAYFEICSFVWGAKKHWIDYQYVPYANKGKEWVGYDNAISFSYKAWFIRREHFGGAMVWTLDMDDVRGTFCGTGPFPLVYVLNDILVRAEFSSTSLPQFWLSSAVNSSSTDPERLAVTTAWTTDSKILPPGGEAGVTEIHGKCENMTITPRGTTVTPTKETVSLGKHTVALGEKTEITGAATMTSVGHQSMTPGEKALNPVGHQSVTTRQKTLTSVGYQSVTPVSHQSVSPGGTTMTPVHFQTETLRQNTVAPRRKAVAREKVTVPSRNILVTPEGQTMPLRGENLTSEVGTHPRMGNLGLQMEAENRMMLPSSPVIQLPEHTPLAFDNRFVPIYGNHSSVNSVTPQISPLSLKKEIPENSAVDQEA, via the exons ATGTGGAAGCTGTTGCTGTGGGTTG GGCTGGTTCTTGTGCTGAAACACCACGATG GTGCTGCCCATAAACTCGTGTGTTATTTCACCAACTGGGCACACAGTCGGCCAGGCCCCGCCTCGATCTTGCCCCATGACCTGGACCCCTTTCTCTGCACCCACCTGATATTTGCCTTTGCCTCAATGAACAACAATCAGATTGTTGCTAAGGATCTCCAGGATGAGAAAATTCTCTACCCAGAGTTCAACAAACTAAAGGAGAG GAACAGAGAGCTGAAAACACTACTGTCCATCGGCGGGTGGAACTTTGGCACCTCAAG ATTCACCACTATGTTGTCCACATTTGCCAACCGTGAAAAGTTTATTGCTTCAGTTATATCCCTTCTGAGGACACATGACTTTGATGGTCTTGACCTTTTCTTCTTATATCCTGGACTAAGAGGCAGCCCCATGCATGACCGGTGGACTTTTCTCTTCTTAATTGAA GAGCTCCTGTTTGCCTTCCGGAAGGAGGCACTGCTCACCATGCGCCCGAGGCTGCTGCTGTCTGCTGCTGTTTCTGGGGTCCCACACATCATCCAAACATCCTATGATGTGCGCTTTCTAGGAAG ACTCCTGGATTTCATCAATGTCTTGTCTTATGACTTACATGGAAGTTGGGAAAGGTTCACAGGACATAACAGCcccctcttctctctgcctgaagACCCCAAATCTTCG GCATATGCTATGAATTATTGGAGAAAGCTTGGGGCACCCTCAGAGAAGCTCATCATGGGGATCCCCACCTATGGACGTACCTTTCGCCTCCTCAAAGCCTCTAAGAATGGGTTGCAGGCCAGAGCGATCGGACCAGCATCTCCAGGGAAGTACACCAAGCAAGAAGGCTTCTTGGCTTATTTTGAG ATTTGTTCCTTTGTCTGGGGAGCGAAGAAGCACTGGATTGATTATCAGTATGTCCCGTATGCCAACAAGGGGAAAGAGTGGGTTGGCTATGACAATGCCATCAGCTTCAGTTACAAG GCATGGTTTATAAGGCGAGAGCATTTTGGGGGGGCCATGGTGTGGACATTGGACATGGATGACGTCAGGGGCACGTTCTGTGGCACTGGCCCTTTCCCCCTTGTCTACGTATTGAATGATATCCTGGTGCGGGCTG AGTTCAGTTCAACTTCTTTACCACAATTTTGGCTGTCATCTGCTGTGAATTCTTCAAGCACTGACCCTGAAAGGCTGGCTGTGACCACGGCATGGACCACTGATAGTAAGATTTTGCCcccaggaggagaggctggggtCACTGAGATCCACGGAAAGTGTGAAAATATGACTATAACCCCTAGAGGTACAACTGTGACCCCTACAAAGGAAACTGTATCCCTTGGAAAGCACACTGTAGCTCTAGGAGAGAAGACTGAGATCACTGGGGCAGCGACCATGACTTCTGTGGGTCATCAGTCCATGACCCCTGGAGAGAAGGCCCTGAACCCTGTGGGTCATCAATCTGTGACCACTAGACAGAAGACCCTGACCTCTGTGGGTTATCAGTCTGTGACCCCTGTGAGTCATCAGTCTGTGAGCCCTGGAGGAACGACTATGACCCCTGTCCATTTTCAGACTGAGACCCTTAGACAGAATACAGTGGCCCCTAGAAGGAAGGCTGTGGCCCGTGAAAAGGTGACTGTCCCCTCCAGAAACATATTAGTCACCCCTGAAGGGCAGACTATGCCTTTAAGAGGGGAGAATTTGACTTCTGAGGTGGGCACTCACCCCAGGATGGGTAACTTGGGTCTTCAGATGGAAGCTGAAAACAGGATGATGCTGCCCTCCAGCCCTGTCATCCAGCTCCCGGAACACACTCCTCTAGCTTTTGACAACCGCTTTGTTCCCATCTATGGAAACCATTCCTCTGTCAACTCAGTAACCCCTCAAATAAGTCCtctttctctaaaaaaagaaatcccagaaAACTCTGCTGTGGATCAAGAAGCCTAA
- the OVGP1 gene encoding oviduct-specific glycoprotein isoform X2, whose product MNNNQIVAKDLQDEKILYPEFNKLKERMWQQLPTGVKNPAHQPSRSHHRNRELKTLLSIGGWNFGTSRFTTMLSTFANREKFIASVISLLRTHDFDGLDLFFLYPGLRGSPMHDRWTFLFLIEELLFAFRKEALLTMRPRLLLSAAVSGVPHIIQTSYDVRFLGRLLDFINVLSYDLHGSWERFTGHNSPLFSLPEDPKSSAYAMNYWRKLGAPSEKLIMGIPTYGRTFRLLKASKNGLQARAIGPASPGKYTKQEGFLAYFEICSFVWGAKKHWIDYQYVPYANKGKEWVGYDNAISFSYKAWFIRREHFGGAMVWTLDMDDVRGTFCGTGPFPLVYVLNDILVRAEFSSTSLPQFWLSSAVNSSSTDPERLAVTTAWTTDSKILPPGGEAGVTEIHGKCENMTITPRGTTVTPTKETVSLGKHTVALGEKTEITGAATMTSVGHQSMTPGEKALNPVGHQSVTTRQKTLTSVGYQSVTPVSHQSVSPGGTTMTPVHFQTETLRQNTVAPRRKAVAREKVTVPSRNILVTPEGQTMPLRGENLTSEVGTHPRMGNLGLQMEAENRMMLPSSPVIQLPEHTPLAFDNRFVPIYGNHSSVNSVTPQISPLSLKKEIPENSAVDQEA is encoded by the exons ATGAACAACAATCAGATTGTTGCTAAGGATCTCCAGGATGAGAAAATTCTCTACCCAGAGTTCAACAAACTAAAGGAGAG aatgtggCAGCAGCTGCCCACCGGAGTGAAGAACCCAGCTCATCAACCCTCTCGCTCACATCATAGGAACAGAGAGCTGAAAACACTACTGTCCATCGGCGGGTGGAACTTTGGCACCTCAAG ATTCACCACTATGTTGTCCACATTTGCCAACCGTGAAAAGTTTATTGCTTCAGTTATATCCCTTCTGAGGACACATGACTTTGATGGTCTTGACCTTTTCTTCTTATATCCTGGACTAAGAGGCAGCCCCATGCATGACCGGTGGACTTTTCTCTTCTTAATTGAA GAGCTCCTGTTTGCCTTCCGGAAGGAGGCACTGCTCACCATGCGCCCGAGGCTGCTGCTGTCTGCTGCTGTTTCTGGGGTCCCACACATCATCCAAACATCCTATGATGTGCGCTTTCTAGGAAG ACTCCTGGATTTCATCAATGTCTTGTCTTATGACTTACATGGAAGTTGGGAAAGGTTCACAGGACATAACAGCcccctcttctctctgcctgaagACCCCAAATCTTCG GCATATGCTATGAATTATTGGAGAAAGCTTGGGGCACCCTCAGAGAAGCTCATCATGGGGATCCCCACCTATGGACGTACCTTTCGCCTCCTCAAAGCCTCTAAGAATGGGTTGCAGGCCAGAGCGATCGGACCAGCATCTCCAGGGAAGTACACCAAGCAAGAAGGCTTCTTGGCTTATTTTGAG ATTTGTTCCTTTGTCTGGGGAGCGAAGAAGCACTGGATTGATTATCAGTATGTCCCGTATGCCAACAAGGGGAAAGAGTGGGTTGGCTATGACAATGCCATCAGCTTCAGTTACAAG GCATGGTTTATAAGGCGAGAGCATTTTGGGGGGGCCATGGTGTGGACATTGGACATGGATGACGTCAGGGGCACGTTCTGTGGCACTGGCCCTTTCCCCCTTGTCTACGTATTGAATGATATCCTGGTGCGGGCTG AGTTCAGTTCAACTTCTTTACCACAATTTTGGCTGTCATCTGCTGTGAATTCTTCAAGCACTGACCCTGAAAGGCTGGCTGTGACCACGGCATGGACCACTGATAGTAAGATTTTGCCcccaggaggagaggctggggtCACTGAGATCCACGGAAAGTGTGAAAATATGACTATAACCCCTAGAGGTACAACTGTGACCCCTACAAAGGAAACTGTATCCCTTGGAAAGCACACTGTAGCTCTAGGAGAGAAGACTGAGATCACTGGGGCAGCGACCATGACTTCTGTGGGTCATCAGTCCATGACCCCTGGAGAGAAGGCCCTGAACCCTGTGGGTCATCAATCTGTGACCACTAGACAGAAGACCCTGACCTCTGTGGGTTATCAGTCTGTGACCCCTGTGAGTCATCAGTCTGTGAGCCCTGGAGGAACGACTATGACCCCTGTCCATTTTCAGACTGAGACCCTTAGACAGAATACAGTGGCCCCTAGAAGGAAGGCTGTGGCCCGTGAAAAGGTGACTGTCCCCTCCAGAAACATATTAGTCACCCCTGAAGGGCAGACTATGCCTTTAAGAGGGGAGAATTTGACTTCTGAGGTGGGCACTCACCCCAGGATGGGTAACTTGGGTCTTCAGATGGAAGCTGAAAACAGGATGATGCTGCCCTCCAGCCCTGTCATCCAGCTCCCGGAACACACTCCTCTAGCTTTTGACAACCGCTTTGTTCCCATCTATGGAAACCATTCCTCTGTCAACTCAGTAACCCCTCAAATAAGTCCtctttctctaaaaaaagaaatcccagaaAACTCTGCTGTGGATCAAGAAGCCTAA
- the OVGP1 gene encoding oviduct-specific glycoprotein isoform X3 — MNNNQIVAKDLQDEKILYPEFNKLKERNRELKTLLSIGGWNFGTSRFTTMLSTFANREKFIASVISLLRTHDFDGLDLFFLYPGLRGSPMHDRWTFLFLIEELLFAFRKEALLTMRPRLLLSAAVSGVPHIIQTSYDVRFLGRLLDFINVLSYDLHGSWERFTGHNSPLFSLPEDPKSSAYAMNYWRKLGAPSEKLIMGIPTYGRTFRLLKASKNGLQARAIGPASPGKYTKQEGFLAYFEICSFVWGAKKHWIDYQYVPYANKGKEWVGYDNAISFSYKAWFIRREHFGGAMVWTLDMDDVRGTFCGTGPFPLVYVLNDILVRAEFSSTSLPQFWLSSAVNSSSTDPERLAVTTAWTTDSKILPPGGEAGVTEIHGKCENMTITPRGTTVTPTKETVSLGKHTVALGEKTEITGAATMTSVGHQSMTPGEKALNPVGHQSVTTRQKTLTSVGYQSVTPVSHQSVSPGGTTMTPVHFQTETLRQNTVAPRRKAVAREKVTVPSRNILVTPEGQTMPLRGENLTSEVGTHPRMGNLGLQMEAENRMMLPSSPVIQLPEHTPLAFDNRFVPIYGNHSSVNSVTPQISPLSLKKEIPENSAVDQEA, encoded by the exons ATGAACAACAATCAGATTGTTGCTAAGGATCTCCAGGATGAGAAAATTCTCTACCCAGAGTTCAACAAACTAAAGGAGAG GAACAGAGAGCTGAAAACACTACTGTCCATCGGCGGGTGGAACTTTGGCACCTCAAG ATTCACCACTATGTTGTCCACATTTGCCAACCGTGAAAAGTTTATTGCTTCAGTTATATCCCTTCTGAGGACACATGACTTTGATGGTCTTGACCTTTTCTTCTTATATCCTGGACTAAGAGGCAGCCCCATGCATGACCGGTGGACTTTTCTCTTCTTAATTGAA GAGCTCCTGTTTGCCTTCCGGAAGGAGGCACTGCTCACCATGCGCCCGAGGCTGCTGCTGTCTGCTGCTGTTTCTGGGGTCCCACACATCATCCAAACATCCTATGATGTGCGCTTTCTAGGAAG ACTCCTGGATTTCATCAATGTCTTGTCTTATGACTTACATGGAAGTTGGGAAAGGTTCACAGGACATAACAGCcccctcttctctctgcctgaagACCCCAAATCTTCG GCATATGCTATGAATTATTGGAGAAAGCTTGGGGCACCCTCAGAGAAGCTCATCATGGGGATCCCCACCTATGGACGTACCTTTCGCCTCCTCAAAGCCTCTAAGAATGGGTTGCAGGCCAGAGCGATCGGACCAGCATCTCCAGGGAAGTACACCAAGCAAGAAGGCTTCTTGGCTTATTTTGAG ATTTGTTCCTTTGTCTGGGGAGCGAAGAAGCACTGGATTGATTATCAGTATGTCCCGTATGCCAACAAGGGGAAAGAGTGGGTTGGCTATGACAATGCCATCAGCTTCAGTTACAAG GCATGGTTTATAAGGCGAGAGCATTTTGGGGGGGCCATGGTGTGGACATTGGACATGGATGACGTCAGGGGCACGTTCTGTGGCACTGGCCCTTTCCCCCTTGTCTACGTATTGAATGATATCCTGGTGCGGGCTG AGTTCAGTTCAACTTCTTTACCACAATTTTGGCTGTCATCTGCTGTGAATTCTTCAAGCACTGACCCTGAAAGGCTGGCTGTGACCACGGCATGGACCACTGATAGTAAGATTTTGCCcccaggaggagaggctggggtCACTGAGATCCACGGAAAGTGTGAAAATATGACTATAACCCCTAGAGGTACAACTGTGACCCCTACAAAGGAAACTGTATCCCTTGGAAAGCACACTGTAGCTCTAGGAGAGAAGACTGAGATCACTGGGGCAGCGACCATGACTTCTGTGGGTCATCAGTCCATGACCCCTGGAGAGAAGGCCCTGAACCCTGTGGGTCATCAATCTGTGACCACTAGACAGAAGACCCTGACCTCTGTGGGTTATCAGTCTGTGACCCCTGTGAGTCATCAGTCTGTGAGCCCTGGAGGAACGACTATGACCCCTGTCCATTTTCAGACTGAGACCCTTAGACAGAATACAGTGGCCCCTAGAAGGAAGGCTGTGGCCCGTGAAAAGGTGACTGTCCCCTCCAGAAACATATTAGTCACCCCTGAAGGGCAGACTATGCCTTTAAGAGGGGAGAATTTGACTTCTGAGGTGGGCACTCACCCCAGGATGGGTAACTTGGGTCTTCAGATGGAAGCTGAAAACAGGATGATGCTGCCCTCCAGCCCTGTCATCCAGCTCCCGGAACACACTCCTCTAGCTTTTGACAACCGCTTTGTTCCCATCTATGGAAACCATTCCTCTGTCAACTCAGTAACCCCTCAAATAAGTCCtctttctctaaaaaaagaaatcccagaaAACTCTGCTGTGGATCAAGAAGCCTAA
- the OVGP1 gene encoding oviduct-specific glycoprotein isoform X4, producing MREFGRLCAALELLGCDGPWVDCSLCLSSSLLCSSSLSFYHLPPFPFLTSHLSCFLFSSNEQNKRMWQQLPTGVKNPAHQPSRSHHRNRELKTLLSIGGWNFGTSRFTTMLSTFANREKFIASVISLLRTHDFDGLDLFFLYPGLRGSPMHDRWTFLFLIEELLFAFRKEALLTMRPRLLLSAAVSGVPHIIQTSYDVRFLGRLLDFINVLSYDLHGSWERFTGHNSPLFSLPEDPKSSICSFVWGAKKHWIDYQYVPYANKGKEWVGYDNAISFSYKAWFIRREHFGGAMVWTLDMDDVRGTFCGTGPFPLVYVLNDILVRAEFSSTSLPQFWLSSAVNSSSTDPERLAVTTAWTTDSKILPPGGEAGVTEIHGKCENMTITPRGTTVTPTKETVSLGKHTVALGEKTEITGAATMTSVGHQSMTPGEKALNPVGHQSVTTRQKTLTSVGYQSVTPVSHQSVSPGGTTMTPVHFQTETLRQNTVAPRRKAVAREKVTVPSRNILVTPEGQTMPLRGENLTSEVGTHPRMGNLGLQMEAENRMMLPSSPVIQLPEHTPLAFDNRFVPIYGNHSSVNSVTPQISPLSLKKEIPENSAVDQEA from the exons ATGCGCGAGTTTGGCAGACTTTGTGCAGCCTTGGAGTTGTTGGGCTGTGATGGCCCTTGGGTTGAttgttctctctgtctttcctcctctctcctgtgctcatcatctctctccttctatcaccttcccccttttcctttccttaccTCCCATCTCTCctgtttcctgttttcttccaatgagcaaaataaaagaatgtggCAGCAGCTGCCCACCGGAGTGAAGAACCCAGCTCATCAACCCTCTCGCTCACATCATAGGAACAGAGAGCTGAAAACACTACTGTCCATCGGCGGGTGGAACTTTGGCACCTCAAG ATTCACCACTATGTTGTCCACATTTGCCAACCGTGAAAAGTTTATTGCTTCAGTTATATCCCTTCTGAGGACACATGACTTTGATGGTCTTGACCTTTTCTTCTTATATCCTGGACTAAGAGGCAGCCCCATGCATGACCGGTGGACTTTTCTCTTCTTAATTGAA GAGCTCCTGTTTGCCTTCCGGAAGGAGGCACTGCTCACCATGCGCCCGAGGCTGCTGCTGTCTGCTGCTGTTTCTGGGGTCCCACACATCATCCAAACATCCTATGATGTGCGCTTTCTAGGAAG ACTCCTGGATTTCATCAATGTCTTGTCTTATGACTTACATGGAAGTTGGGAAAGGTTCACAGGACATAACAGCcccctcttctctctgcctgaagACCCCAAATCTTCG ATTTGTTCCTTTGTCTGGGGAGCGAAGAAGCACTGGATTGATTATCAGTATGTCCCGTATGCCAACAAGGGGAAAGAGTGGGTTGGCTATGACAATGCCATCAGCTTCAGTTACAAG GCATGGTTTATAAGGCGAGAGCATTTTGGGGGGGCCATGGTGTGGACATTGGACATGGATGACGTCAGGGGCACGTTCTGTGGCACTGGCCCTTTCCCCCTTGTCTACGTATTGAATGATATCCTGGTGCGGGCTG AGTTCAGTTCAACTTCTTTACCACAATTTTGGCTGTCATCTGCTGTGAATTCTTCAAGCACTGACCCTGAAAGGCTGGCTGTGACCACGGCATGGACCACTGATAGTAAGATTTTGCCcccaggaggagaggctggggtCACTGAGATCCACGGAAAGTGTGAAAATATGACTATAACCCCTAGAGGTACAACTGTGACCCCTACAAAGGAAACTGTATCCCTTGGAAAGCACACTGTAGCTCTAGGAGAGAAGACTGAGATCACTGGGGCAGCGACCATGACTTCTGTGGGTCATCAGTCCATGACCCCTGGAGAGAAGGCCCTGAACCCTGTGGGTCATCAATCTGTGACCACTAGACAGAAGACCCTGACCTCTGTGGGTTATCAGTCTGTGACCCCTGTGAGTCATCAGTCTGTGAGCCCTGGAGGAACGACTATGACCCCTGTCCATTTTCAGACTGAGACCCTTAGACAGAATACAGTGGCCCCTAGAAGGAAGGCTGTGGCCCGTGAAAAGGTGACTGTCCCCTCCAGAAACATATTAGTCACCCCTGAAGGGCAGACTATGCCTTTAAGAGGGGAGAATTTGACTTCTGAGGTGGGCACTCACCCCAGGATGGGTAACTTGGGTCTTCAGATGGAAGCTGAAAACAGGATGATGCTGCCCTCCAGCCCTGTCATCCAGCTCCCGGAACACACTCCTCTAGCTTTTGACAACCGCTTTGTTCCCATCTATGGAAACCATTCCTCTGTCAACTCAGTAACCCCTCAAATAAGTCCtctttctctaaaaaaagaaatcccagaaAACTCTGCTGTGGATCAAGAAGCCTAA